One segment of Acropora muricata isolate sample 2 chromosome 8, ASM3666990v1, whole genome shotgun sequence DNA contains the following:
- the LOC136924931 gene encoding rootletin-like isoform X3, with translation MASPGFTEESRMLQSEVSRLEDLLAATRAERDEIGSKYMAVSDKLEHYMKGGGSPGSTGYSSALVGGEQSVNGEGNLAQQVVYLKTKLEEEHANYKRKLQAYQDGQQRQAQLIQKLQQKVLQYKRKCGELETSVNESKNLEEDVKKKLETATATLKEQEARLKETEDEHSSDLENSLIRLEEEQQRSASLQHVNNMLREQLEQATSANQQLTLDIQKLTNDWNKAREELEARDEEEQAYFANEHVRLMDMWKTVNNFRRQFNEMKSATQRDLSGVRAEVSKSVRVVQGACMELDKNLRGMDANTQAALEEERNQRQMAEEQLREKVREFIELQNRYDNERADLMLKVKDLTNAKERLEAQISEQEETASKLQRKIYGLESGIAKQSEEWENQSEASLAAMREEAEILQSTLREITNAVRQDADSTSKLLGSPSGEIEVVDAGLLEGAEDDFFGKRPISPSRAARLRSSSPTRARSPAVSDNAIATVHSAIQKKNMQVMEMKSKVDAAQDSEKKTRKQLDDAENERRRLEKALVTARDELDMTRQRVSEASQDRERFKTQSDVLSTEKQNLEKARHSMNEQLESMTAEMERLQAANSELQRQRDNLEDDKDDLIRERERLGKEVQRTGQIMEQLETKQSSLKEEIVTLKEHLSRAMLDKEVLEQEKAHVAETLSRSELQKAELELEINKMKSEEIALRDALVKLQSLNEGLGQDKIELNKIIKQMESDKTNLAQDKRDLESEKNSIRQELIRVEQEKVDLDTEKSTLDHNLSIHEASRDKLEQELIAANREKAELSEALNQISRERDTIYEDLMTTRRDVERQSSNVVRLAKEKEELTREKSSLLVQVNSSERENRGLSENIASLKSEKESLETALYDLQQTATKLEARKEALEAENQELLLSKEALTVDLQRVRKEKEIEEAKLLKDRELVEQRLSQTQRDGDVALKRMEQKHEEEVEKVKRDKDSALLQANQEREEAIAQLKNEKEEIGLRFEREKAILVNEVALVQKERDDHLLLAENDKQEALHAAANEKGVLLDRLNKTQGDLENAGVEIDRVKREAFSRAEQDKGAIGQTQNELRNARSKLEDLNNRYQAEVAELKNEIKDLARIKENTLREVSELKLQLKMAEEARDGVRRELIDAHRKIREGEEAREVARKDNTDLKRQLKDEEREKQAVQETANELRGKVKKCEAEKTNLRRTLDEAGQKIGSLEEAKAALQKEAGELRASLREVEKARLEARRELQQLHNQVKLLDGECLKSKKEISDLKDQLAKDEHLIDELRQDNYSIKQRLVEAEGQKEGAKREIQNLTRKFTEMEEDNRVKEKDLTSALDESHRAEQKATEKVKNLENLLENASQDNSDLKLKLSGSEGRITGLEAQLARMEGSKNDLEFKLASLHSTLRRTLGIKPPGEISGRTPSPTRARSPSPRRRMFRSRSRSPEKAMEETVDSGERSLSPSSKMSPGKSMEMSGEIDPETVRSALRDFAQSMKEAERERDEAMAKLNNLHRAMEEMAEDKAQTEERLQTLQKSLGEAEEGRRGADGRLSSAQTALMLQEETIRRLERERKGLNEKIAVLDSSLAQAEGERRQLRDKVAQFQQVESKSDKEKEAMRAQIENAESRLTKVELRKRSLEGDIERLRMQSAESEAEKQALRERIDQLMRAQQELESRSTSLQLTVDRLTLALAKTEEEEQAFKEKVTELSLSLNDSNATSQSLQERLQQMQRALTNSEHDRKIMAERLEALKAAQQDAKSRNNAQQDRMQQMKNEQADSEVRRMELEGQIRQLQQMLRQQKEAEEELVARIGKLQEEKRELQDRLANFQRGLAGAEQEKRELERAHVRLEKDKKALRNTLDKIEREKLEAEEVSTRLRDERDKLDRSSTSYEHETQELQRTIQALQQQIADSEHKHAQKLVELTSRHRQEVELESERAKQSQGQLEKTQIARERAHKQRVKGLEEQVATLKDQLAKEIQKKQSYITRTAQKSDEIRDLRGKLEDSLHTVARDTVYEPSVLERESQKLEDSVDASYSTSPMRRTKSASPPVKFPADKMTTSTPAFAGISPSRRTTPISSSLARRTTPGVSPLRKTRKSTT, from the exons ATGGCGTCCCCTGGTTTTACTGAGGAATCGCGAATGTTACAGTCCGAAGTCAGCCGTTTGGAGGATTTACTTGCAGCCACAAGAGCAGAGAGAGACGAAATTGGCTCGAAATATATGGCGGTCAGTGATAAG ttgGAGCATTACATGAAAGGTGGAGGAAGCCCAGGAAGTACTGGATACTCAAGTGCACTTGTTGGTGGAGAACAATCAGTGAATGGAGAGGGCAATTTAGCACAGCAAGTTGTATATCTGAAGACCAAGCTTGAGGAAGAGCATGCAAACTATAAACGCAAGCTACAAGCTTATCAGGATGGACAGCAGCGGCAGGCGCAGCTCATTCAAAAGTTGCAGCAGAAAGTATTACAGTACAAGCGCAAATGCGGGGAATTGGAGACATCAGTGAATGAATCCAAAAATTTAGAGGAAGATGTAAAGAAAAAG CTTGAAACAGCCACAGCAACTTTGAAGGAGCAAGAAGCCAGGCTGAAGGAAACAGAAGATGAACATTCCAGTGACTTGGAAAACTCCTTGATTCGTCTTGAGGAGGAGCAACAGAG GAGTGCAAGCCTTCAACATGTCAACAACATGCTCCGTGAACAGCTTGAGCAAGCCACTTCAGCCAATCAGCAACTGACACTTGACATTCAGAAATTGACAAATGACTGGAACAAGGCCAGAGAAGAACTGGAAGCCCGTGACGAGGAGGAGCAAGCCTACTTTGCTAATGAGCATGTCCGCTTGATGGATATGTGGAAGACTGTGAACAACTTTAGGCGACAGTTCAATGAAATGAAATCTGCCACCCAgag AGACCTGTCTGGTGTGCGCGCCGAAGTGAGCAAATCGGTACGTGTTGTGCAAGGCGCCTGCATGGAATTGGATAAGAACCTTAGAGGCATGGACGCTAATACCCAGGCTGCACTCGAGGAAGAGAGGAATCAACGGCAAATG GCTGAGGAGCAACTTCGTGAAAAAGTACGGGAATTTATTGAACTCCAGAACAGATATGATAACGAGAGGGCCGACCTTATGCTCAA GGTAAAAGATTTGACAAATGCAAAAGAAAGACTTGAAGCTCAGATCAGCGAACAGGAAGAAACTGCCTCAAAACTACAGAGAAAGATATATGGATTG GAAAGCGGAATTGCGAAACAATCCGAAGAGTGGGAGAACCAGAGTGAGGCTAGCCTCGCTGCCATGCGTGAAGAAGCCGAGATTCTTCAGAGCACTCTCCGAGAAATCACGAACGCCGTACGACAAGATGCTGATAGTACTTCCAAGCTGCTCGGGTCGCCAAGTGGTGAGATCGAGGTGGTAGATGCCGGTTTGTTAGAAGGGGCCGAGGATGATTTCTTCGGCAAGAGACCTATTTCACCATCACGTGCAGCTCGCTTGAGGTCATCATCTCCCACTCGTGCCAGGTCCCCAGCTGTTTCCGATAATGCCATTGCAACTGTGCATTCCGccattcaaaagaaaaacatgcaagTCATG GAAATGAAAAGCAAAGTAGATGCTGCCCAAGACTCGGAGAAGAAAACTAGAAAACAGCTTGACGATGCCGAGAATGAACGTCGAAGACTGGAGAAAGCACTGGTAACTGCACGAGATGAACTGGATATGAC TCGCCAGAGAGTGTCAGAGGCTAGTCAGGACAGAGAGCGTTTCAAGACACAATCAGATGTCCTCTCTACGGAGAaacaaaaccttgaaaaagCGAGACACTCGATGAATGAACAACTGGAGAGCATGACAGCCGAAATGGAAAGACTCCAAGCAGCAAACAGCGAGCTCCAACGCCAGAGAGACAACTTGGAAGACGATAAAGATGACTTGATTCGCGAGAGGGAGCGATTGGGAAAAGAGGTGCAACGTACAGGTCAAATTATGGAGCAACTTGAAACGAAGCAGTCGTCGTTGAAGGAAGAGATTGTTACTCTCAAAGAACATTTGTCACGTGCCATGCTAGACAAAGAGGTTTTGGAACAAGAGAAAGCGCACGTAGCAGAGACATTGTCGAGGTCAGAGCTTCAAAAAGCTGAATTGGAATTGGAAATTAATAAGATGAAGAGTGAGGAAATTGCGCTGCGCGACGCTTTGGTGAAGCTACAGTCGCTGAACGAGGGTCTGGGGCAAGATAAGATTGAACTAAACAAGATCATCAAACAAATGGAGTCAGATAAGACAAATCTCGCGCAAGACAAAAGAGATCTGGAAAGCGAGAAGAATAGCATTAGACAAGAGCTGATACGTGTCGAACAGGAAAAG GTGGATTTGGACACAGAGAAATCAACACTTGATCACAATCTCAGCATTCATGAGGCCAGTCGTGATAAACTGGAGCAAGAACTGATAGCAGCGAACCGTGAGAAAGCAGAACTAAGCGAAGCCCTCAACCAAATATCCAGAGAAAGAGATACCATCTATGAGGACTTGATGACAACACGCCGTGACGTGGAAAGACAGAGCTCGAATGTTGTACGTTTAGCGAAAGAAAAGGAAGAGCTGACGAGAGAAAAATCGAGTTTGCTTGTGCAAGTTAATTCATCTGAGCGAGAGAATCGTGGATTGTCCGAGAATATCGCCAGCCTGAAGAGCGAGAAGGAATCTTTGGAGACGGCGTTGTATGATCTACAGCAAACTGCAACGAAACTGGAGGCCCGGAAAGAGGCACTGGAAGCCGAAAATCAAGAGCTGTTGCTCTCTAAAGAAGCTCTTACTGTTGACTTGCAGCGCGTGCGGAAAGAGAAGGAGATCGAAGAGGCAAAACTACTGAAAGACAGGGAGTTGGTCGAGCAGAGACTGAGCCAGACTCAACGTGATGGCGACGTTGCACTGAAGAGAATGGAACAGAAACACGAAGAGGAGGTAGAGAAAGTCAAGCGAGACAAGGATAGTGCGCTGCTGCAGGCCAATCAAGAGAGAGAGGAAGCCATTGCTCAGTTGAAAAACGAAAAGGAAGAGATAGGACTAAG ATTCGAGCGTGAGAAAGCTATACTCGTGAACGAAGTCGCCTTGGTTCAGAAGGAGCGAGACGATCATCTGCTACTGGCTGAGAATGATAAGCAAGAGGCGCTGCATGCGGCAGCCAACGAGAAAGGCGTGTTGTTGGACAGACTTAACAAGACACAAGGCGATCTTGAAAATGCAGGCGTGGAAATCGACCGAGTCAAGCGCGAGGCGTTCAGCCGCGCCGAGCAGGACAAG GGCGCCATTGGCCAGACTCAAAATGAGTTGAGGAACGCTAGAAGCAAATTAGAAGATCTGAA tAACCGATACCAGGCAGAGGTTGCCGAACTGAAAAATGAGATCAAAGATTTAGCTCGTATCAAAGAAAACACACTGAGAGAAGTCAGTGAATTGAAGCTGCAACTCAAGATGGCCGAAGAAGCTCGGGACGGTGTCCGTCGGGAGCTCATCGACGCTCATCGGAAGATTCGCGAGGGTGAAGAAGCACGCGAAGTTGCTCGCAAGGACAACACCGATCTCAAGAGGCAACTGAAAGATGAGGAACGCGAAAAACAagctgtgcaagaaaccgccaACGAACTGAGGGGCAAAGTGAAGAAATGCGAAGcggagaagacaaatttgagaAGAACTCTCGATGAGGCGGGGCAGAAGATTGGTTCACTTGAGGAGGCCAAGGCCGCGCTTCAAAAAGAGGCTGGAGAACTGAGAGCGAGTTTAAGAGAAGTGGAGAAGGCGCGGTTGGAGGCCAGGCGCGAATTGCAGCAGCTCCACAACCAG GTGAAGTTGTTGGATGGTGAATGTTTGAAGAGCAAGAAGGAAATCTCCGACCTCAAGGATCAGCTTGCTAAGGATGAGCACCTCATTGACGAACTTCGTCAGGATAATTACTCCATAAAGCAGAGACTTGTGGAGGCTGAAGGACAAAAGGAAGGAGCCAAGCGTGAAATACAGAATCTGACGCGAAAATTCACGGAAATGGAAGAGGACAACCGTGTCAAGGAGAAAGATCTCACCTCTGCATTAGATGAATCGCACCGCGCGGAACAAAAAGCTACAGAAAAG GTCAAGAATCTAGAAAACTTGTTGGAAAATGCAAGCCAGGATAACAGTGATCTCAAGTTGAAATTATCCGGATCGGAAGGTCGCATCACGGGACTGGAGGCACAGCTGGCTCGGATGGAAGGATCGAAGAACGACCTAGAATTCAAACTTGCTAGTCTGCACTCGACTCTCAGAAGAACCTTGGGCATTAAGCCGCCAGGGGAAATCTCTGGCAG gaCTCCTTCACCGACTCGCGCCCGTAGTCCAAGTCCGCGTCGACGTATGTTCAGAAGTCGATCGCGTTCCCCCGAAAAAGCGATGGAGGAGACAGTTGATTCCGGAGAGCGCTCGCTTTCTCCCAGCAGCAAAATGTCTCCTGGCAAGTCAATGGAGATGTCGGGAGAGATCGATCCGGAAACAGTTCGGTCAGCGCTGAGAGATTTCGCTCAAAGTATGAAAGAAGCGGAACGAGAAAGAGACGAAGCAATGGCGAAGTTGAATAACTTGCATCGCGCCATGGAAGAAATGGCTGAGGATAAAGCGCAGACTGAAGAGCGGTTACAAACTCTGCAGAAGTCACTGGGTGAAGCGGAAGAAG GTCGCCGAGGCGCAGATGGCCGTCTAAGCAGTGCCCAGACTGCACTCATGTTACAAGAGGAAACCATCAGGCGCCTGGAACGAGAGCGCAAGGGACTGAACGAGAAGATCGCAGTACTAGATTCCAGTCTCGCTCAAGCGGAAGGCGAACGCCGGCAATTGCGTGACAAGGTCGCTCAGTTTCAGCAAGTTGAGTCAAAGAGCGATAAAGAGAAAGAAGCCATGCGCGCGCAGATTGAAAACGCAGAATCGAGGTTGACCAAAGTGGAGCTGAGAAAGCGCTCATTGGAAG GTGACATCGAAAGACTTCGTATGCAATCGGCCGAAAGCGAGGCTGAGAAACAAGCTCTCCGAGAGCGTATCGACCAACTGATGAGAGCGCAGCAAGAACTGGAATCTCGCTCAACTTCGCTTCAACTGACTGTAGACAGACTAACGCTTGCTTTGGCAAAGACTGAAGAAGAGGAGCAGGCGtttaaagaaaaa GTTACCGAACTGTCGCTCAGTTTGAATGACAGTAACGCCACATCTCAGTCGCTGCAAGAGAGGCTTCAGCAAATGCAGCGCGCGCTTACCAACAGTGAGCATGACCGCAAAATAATGGCCGAGCGACTGGAGGCTCTCAAAGCTGCTCAACAGGATGCCAAGAGCCGGAACAACGCGCAACAGGACCGCATGCAACAAATGAAGAACGAACAAGCTGATTCAGAG GTTCGCCGCATGGAGCTTGAGGGACAAATTCGCCAACTCCAGCAGATGTTACGACAACAAAAAGAAGCCGAGGAAGAACTCGTGGCCAGGATTGGTAAACTGCAAGAAGAAAAACGTGAACTGCAAGATCGGCTGGCAAATTTCCAACGAGGCTTGGCTGGAGCCGAGCAGGAAAAGAGGGAACTAGAACGAGCGCATGTGCGGTTGGAGAAAGACAAGAAGGCTTTGAGGAACACGTTGGACAAA ATTGAAAGAGAGAAGCTTGAGGCCGAAGAAGTGAGCacaagattgcgtgacgagcgCGACAAACTAGACCGGTCGAGCACGTCTTACGAGCACGAGACTCAGGAGCTGCAGCGAACGATTCAGGCCTTGCAACAACAAATAGCAGATTCTGAGCACAAGCATGCGCAAAA GCTGGTAGAACTGACAAGCCGCCATCGGCAAGAAGTTGAGCTGGAAAGTGAGAGAGCAAAGCAATCGCAGGGACAACTCGAGAAAACACAGATCGCCAGGGAGCGCGCACACAAACAGCGAGTTAAGGGTCTGGAAGAGCAG GTGGCTACGTTGAAAGACCAGCTTGCCAAAGAGATTCAAAAGAAACAATCATACATCACTCGCACCGCACAGAAGTCAGATGAAATCCGGGACCTTAGAGGGAAACTGGAGGACTCGCTCCACACCGTTGCACGTGACACGGTGTACGAGCCTTCGGTGCTTGAACGCGAGTCTCAGAAACTTGAAGACTCTGTAGATGCGAGCTACTCCACTTCCCCCATGCGCCGAACCAAGTCTGCCTCACCTCCAGTCAAATTTCCGGCCGATAAGATGACGACCAGCACGCCAGCCTTCGCCGGAATCTCACCATCCCGCCGAACAACTCCGATCTCATCTTCGCTTGCCCGTCGTACTACCCCGGGAGTCAGTCCATTGCGCAAGACTAGAAAATCAACCACATAA